The Obesumbacterium proteus DNA window CATGATTAACGAACCGCTCACCGCCGGTAACGGCAACGTCACCCCTTCAATTTTGGAATTTAACTAATGAGCAAACGTAAAGGCCAACGCGCCAAAAAAATGACCGCGCAACCTGATACCTCAGTACAGGCGTTTACCTTCGGTGAGCCCTCGGCAGTGTTAGACCGCCGCGACATTCTCGACTACGCCGAATGCATCAACAACGGTAAATGGATCGAGCCGCCGGTCAGCTTTGCGGGGCTGGCGAAAAGCCTGCGCGCCGCCGTTCACCACAGCTCACCGATTTATGTAAAGCGCAACATACTCGCCAGCACTTTTATCCCCCACCCATTACTGAGCCAGCAGGAATTTAGCCGCTACGTGCTCGACTATCTGGTCTTTGGAAATGCTTTTTTAGAGAAGCGTTTTAATCAGCTTGGGGAGGTTATGCGACTGGAGTGCTCACCGGCGAAATATACCCGCCGAGGCGTTGAGGAGGATGTTTACTGGTTCGTGCAGTCATTCAAAGAGCCGCACCGCTTCGCGCCGCGTTCGGTGTTCCATTTGATTGAGCCAGATATTAATCAGGAGCTGTACGGCTTGCCGGAATATATGAGCTCGCTCAACTCGGCGTGGCTGAATGAATCCGCTACCCTATTCCGCCGCAAGTATTACCAGAACGGCGCACACGCTGGCTACATCATGTATGTAACAGACGCCGCACAGAGTAATACCGACGTTGAGGCACTGCGTGAGGCGATGCGCAGCTCGAAAGGGCTAGGTAATTTTAAAAACCTGTTTTTCTACGCGCCGAACGGTAAACCCGAT harbors:
- a CDS encoding phage portal protein; the encoded protein is MSKRKGQRAKKMTAQPDTSVQAFTFGEPSAVLDRRDILDYAECINNGKWIEPPVSFAGLAKSLRAAVHHSSPIYVKRNILASTFIPHPLLSQQEFSRYVLDYLVFGNAFLEKRFNQLGEVMRLECSPAKYTRRGVEEDVYWFVQSFKEPHRFAPRSVFHLIEPDINQELYGLPEYMSSLNSAWLNESATLFRRKYYQNGAHAGYIMYVTDAAQSNTDVEALREAMRSSKGLGNFKNLFFYAPNGKPDGIKIVPLSEVATKDDFFNIKNATRDDLLSAHRVPPQMMGVVPNNTGGFGDVVKAAQVFVRNELTPLQERIKEVNDFLGQEVVRFKPYELPKNK